A region of Antedon mediterranea chromosome 8, ecAntMedi1.1, whole genome shotgun sequence DNA encodes the following proteins:
- the LOC140056310 gene encoding transmembrane protein with metallophosphoesterase domain-like isoform X3, with product MRIVQISDIHLGPTVGKSQLQRAVELTNSLNPDLVSITGDLVDAPVSYLSEAVLPLNQLNPQYGTYFVTGNHEYYTGDVDAWIVYLKTLGVKCLHNENIKIRHQVQDKDFFYLVGTDDVQGETFKYGDHGFKLDKALEGTDQKHAIILLAHRPSAAYSALSADKGIKLVLSGHTHGGQLFPAIVWVYFLNPYFIGLYQYSATSYVYVSSGTFYWGIPMRMFSTPEVTLITLHSA from the exons ATGAGAATCGTGCAAATATCTGATATACATCTTGGACCAACTGTAGGTAAATCACAGCTTCAAAGGGCAGTAGAACTAACAAACAGTTTAAATCcag ATCTTGTGTCCATCACTGGGGATTTAGTAGACGCTCCTGTTTCATACTTATCTGAAGCTGTATTGCCTTTGAATCAACTTAATCCACAATATGGCACTTATTTTGTCACGG GCAACCATGAATATTACACTGGAGATGTAGATGCATGGATTGTCTACTTGAAAACTCTTGGTGTGAAATGCCTGCATAACGAAAACATTAAAATTCGCCATCAAGTTCAAGATAAAGATTTCTTCTATTTAGTTGGCACAGATGATGTACAAGGAGAAACATTTAA GTACGGTGATCATGGTTTCAAGTTGGATAAGGCTCTTGAAGGCACAGACCAAAAACATGCCATCATTCTTCTGGCTCACAGACCAAGTGCTGCATACTCTGCACTCTCTGCAGACAAAGGCATCAAGTTAGTGCTTTCAG GACACACACATGGTGGTCAGTTGTTTCCAGCAATTGTATGGGTATACTTTTTAAATCCATATTTTATCGGTTTATATCAATACAGTGCAACGAGTTACGTTTATGTTTCTTCCGGCACGTTTTATTGGGGCATACCAATGCGAATGTTTTCAACACCAGAAGTTACGCTCATTACATTGCATTCTGCATAG
- the LOC140056310 gene encoding transmembrane protein with metallophosphoesterase domain-like isoform X2 gives MRQGSNLPRGEEYCQSDGLAYIKVVSSMRIVQISDIHLGPTVGKSQLQRAVELTNSLNPDLVSITGDLVDAPVSYLSEAVLPLNQLNPQYGTYFVTGNHEYYTGDVDAWIVYLKTLGVKCLHNENIKIRHQVQDKDFFYLVGTDDVQGETFKYGDHGFKLDKALEGTDQKHAIILLAHRPSAAYSALSADKGIKLVLSGHTHGGQLFPAIVWVYFLNPYFIGLYQYSATSYVYVSSGTFYWGIPMRMFSTPEVTLITLHSA, from the exons ATGCGACAGGGAAGCAATCTGCCGCGAGGAGAGGAATATTGCCAATCAGACGGCCTAGCTTATATAAAGGTCGTTTCCAG TATGAGAATCGTGCAAATATCTGATATACATCTTGGACCAACTGTAGGTAAATCACAGCTTCAAAGGGCAGTAGAACTAACAAACAGTTTAAATCcag ATCTTGTGTCCATCACTGGGGATTTAGTAGACGCTCCTGTTTCATACTTATCTGAAGCTGTATTGCCTTTGAATCAACTTAATCCACAATATGGCACTTATTTTGTCACGG GCAACCATGAATATTACACTGGAGATGTAGATGCATGGATTGTCTACTTGAAAACTCTTGGTGTGAAATGCCTGCATAACGAAAACATTAAAATTCGCCATCAAGTTCAAGATAAAGATTTCTTCTATTTAGTTGGCACAGATGATGTACAAGGAGAAACATTTAA GTACGGTGATCATGGTTTCAAGTTGGATAAGGCTCTTGAAGGCACAGACCAAAAACATGCCATCATTCTTCTGGCTCACAGACCAAGTGCTGCATACTCTGCACTCTCTGCAGACAAAGGCATCAAGTTAGTGCTTTCAG GACACACACATGGTGGTCAGTTGTTTCCAGCAATTGTATGGGTATACTTTTTAAATCCATATTTTATCGGTTTATATCAATACAGTGCAACGAGTTACGTTTATGTTTCTTCCGGCACGTTTTATTGGGGCATACCAATGCGAATGTTTTCAACACCAGAAGTTACGCTCATTACATTGCATTCTGCATAG
- the LOC140056310 gene encoding transmembrane protein with metallophosphoesterase domain-like isoform X1: protein MPGVKKLSVLFCSLVLFLLLSSFAVRNSDRKTRSLVLRFQIVIFIESLLSLGSLFIWRNLSQLYPAQQAGHHDATGKQSAARRGILPIRRPSLYKGRFQVIWKCVLFTVLLSAQLCYPLGATLISAEPYKIVLFSYICMGIHLLLSTNIALWFLISAICRKIFCPKKNSDREWMTLFKVCVVVFVSGIFAFTAVSRAFHGPIIKKVNIPISNLPKVFDSMRIVQISDIHLGPTVGKSQLQRAVELTNSLNPDLVSITGDLVDAPVSYLSEAVLPLNQLNPQYGTYFVTGNHEYYTGDVDAWIVYLKTLGVKCLHNENIKIRHQVQDKDFFYLVGTDDVQGETFKYGDHGFKLDKALEGTDQKHAIILLAHRPSAAYSALSADKGIKLVLSGHTHGGQLFPAIVWVYFLNPYFIGLYQYSATSYVYVSSGTFYWGIPMRMFSTPEVTLITLHSA from the exons atgcCTGGCGTTAAAAAGTTGTCGGTGTTGTTCTGTTCTTTAGTGCTCTTTCTTTTGCTAAGTTCTTTTGCTGTTCGAAATTCTGACCGAAAAACTCGATCCTTGGTTTTACGATTCCAAATCGTCATATTTATTGAATCCCTTCTATCGTTAGGATCACTTTTTATTTGGCGTAATCTGTCGCAATTATACCCAGCCCAGCAGGCAGGCCATCACGATGCGACAGGGAAGCAATCTGCCGCGAGGAGAGGAATATTGCCAATCAGACGGCCTAGCTTATATAAAGGTCGTTTCCAGGTTATATGGAAATGTGTATTATTTACAGTCCTACTAAGCGCTCAGTTATGTTACCCTTTAGGTGCTACATTAATTTCTGCCGAACCATATAAAATAGTTTTGTTTTCCTATATTTGTATGGGAATCCATCTTTTACTTTCCACAAACATCGCACTATGGTTTTTAATCAGTGCAATTTGTCGAAAAATATTCTGTCCAAAAAAGAATTCTGATCGCGAATGGATGACTTTATTTAAAGTGTGTGTGGTAGTTTTTGTGTCTGGGATATTTGCATTTACTGCTGTTTCTAGGGCATTCCATGGGCCAATtattaaaaaagtaaacattccGATCTCTAATCTCCCAAAAGTTTTTGATAGTATGAGAATCGTGCAAATATCTGATATACATCTTGGACCAACTGTAGGTAAATCACAGCTTCAAAGGGCAGTAGAACTAACAAACAGTTTAAATCcag ATCTTGTGTCCATCACTGGGGATTTAGTAGACGCTCCTGTTTCATACTTATCTGAAGCTGTATTGCCTTTGAATCAACTTAATCCACAATATGGCACTTATTTTGTCACGG GCAACCATGAATATTACACTGGAGATGTAGATGCATGGATTGTCTACTTGAAAACTCTTGGTGTGAAATGCCTGCATAACGAAAACATTAAAATTCGCCATCAAGTTCAAGATAAAGATTTCTTCTATTTAGTTGGCACAGATGATGTACAAGGAGAAACATTTAA GTACGGTGATCATGGTTTCAAGTTGGATAAGGCTCTTGAAGGCACAGACCAAAAACATGCCATCATTCTTCTGGCTCACAGACCAAGTGCTGCATACTCTGCACTCTCTGCAGACAAAGGCATCAAGTTAGTGCTTTCAG GACACACACATGGTGGTCAGTTGTTTCCAGCAATTGTATGGGTATACTTTTTAAATCCATATTTTATCGGTTTATATCAATACAGTGCAACGAGTTACGTTTATGTTTCTTCCGGCACGTTTTATTGGGGCATACCAATGCGAATGTTTTCAACACCAGAAGTTACGCTCATTACATTGCATTCTGCATAG